A single window of Synechococcus sp. C9 DNA harbors:
- the dapA gene encoding 4-hydroxy-tetrahydrodipicolinate synthase: MPRFGRVLTAMVTPFAPDGQVDYALAERLAVHLVAHGSDGLVVAGTTGESPTLTWEEEYELFRVVKTAVGERAQVLAGTGANSTREAVVATVKAAELGLDGSLQVVPYYNKPPQAGLLAHFRTIAQAVPDFPLMLYNIPGRTGVNLLPETVAALADKEANIIAIKEASGNLEQVAQLRRLVPPERLAIYSGDDSLTLPLLAMGAVGVVSVASHLVGVEIQTMVQAFFQGQPERAQALYNRIYPLFKALFATTNPIPVKRALELMGWSVGAPRLPLVGADPAVDQILRPVMQELHLLA; the protein is encoded by the coding sequence ATGCCCCGCTTCGGACGAGTGCTGACGGCGATGGTCACTCCCTTTGCCCCGGATGGACAGGTGGATTATGCATTGGCGGAACGGCTGGCGGTGCATCTGGTGGCGCACGGGAGCGATGGGCTGGTGGTAGCGGGAACGACGGGTGAATCCCCGACCCTCACTTGGGAGGAGGAGTACGAGCTATTCCGGGTGGTGAAAACAGCGGTGGGGGAACGGGCGCAGGTCTTGGCGGGCACGGGGGCGAATAGTACCCGGGAAGCGGTGGTAGCAACGGTGAAAGCGGCAGAATTGGGGCTGGATGGCAGTTTGCAGGTGGTGCCCTACTACAACAAACCCCCCCAGGCGGGTCTGCTGGCGCACTTTCGCACGATTGCCCAGGCGGTGCCGGATTTTCCCCTGATGCTGTACAACATTCCCGGGCGTACAGGGGTGAATCTCCTGCCGGAAACCGTGGCGGCATTGGCGGACAAAGAGGCGAATATCATTGCCATCAAAGAAGCCAGCGGCAATCTGGAACAGGTGGCGCAATTGCGGCGGTTGGTGCCCCCGGAACGATTGGCGATTTACTCCGGGGATGACAGCCTGACCCTGCCCCTGTTGGCGATGGGGGCGGTGGGGGTGGTGAGTGTCGCCAGCCATCTGGTGGGGGTGGAAATCCAAACTATGGTGCAGGCATTTTTCCAGGGGCAACCAGAACGGGCGCAGGCACTGTACAATAGAATATATCCACTCTTCAAAGCCCTGTTTGCGACCACCAACCCGATTCCGGTGAAACGAGCCTTAGAATTGATGGGTTGGTCGGTAGGTGCCCCTCGTTTACCCTTGGTGGGGGCTGACCCGGCGGTGGATCAGATTTTACGCCCCGTGATGCAGGAGTTGCATCTGTTGGCTTAA
- a CDS encoding ribonuclease J, translating to MTKAHAQTNAALKIIPLGGLHEIGKNTCVFEINDEILLLDAGLAFPTEAMHGVQVVLPDLTYLRENRHKIKGMIITHGHEDHIGGIPFHLQQLDIPIMYGPRLAIALLQAKLEEAGVANRTQLHPVGPRDFVRIGSSFLVEFIRNTHSIADSFTVALHTPVGVVIHTGDFKMDHTPIDGERFDLQRLAEHGEKGVLCLMSDSTNAELAGFTPSERAVIPGLDRAFTEAPGRLLITTFASSVHRVNIILQLAQKHKRKVSVLGRSMLNVIAHARTLGYIQCPDDLLQPMHVIRHLPDDQVVILTTGSQGEPLSALTRIANREHKEIQIRPTDTVVFSANPIPGNTIAVVNTIDKLMAQGAKVIYGKERGIHVSGHGSQEDQKLMLALTKPKFFVPIHGEHRMLVKHSETAQALGVPAENIVIVDNGDVIELTPDRIQVVGRVKAGIELVDTSGDGVVDGKVLKERQRLADEGVVTVAATLDGQGQLVAIPEVHVRGVVTAVELGVLRRLVQDTLAQTVRERWSEFAVNGTDVDWTGLREAMEAALQRLIRRELKSHPLLIFLLQTTVSTASPSEEVNRRTRKRRSEVATV from the coding sequence ATGACCAAAGCCCATGCCCAGACCAATGCCGCCCTGAAGATCATTCCTTTGGGGGGTCTGCACGAAATTGGCAAAAACACCTGCGTGTTTGAAATCAACGATGAAATCCTCCTGCTGGATGCGGGGTTGGCGTTTCCCACGGAAGCCATGCACGGGGTGCAGGTGGTACTGCCGGATTTGACCTACCTGCGGGAAAATCGCCACAAAATCAAGGGGATGATCATCACCCACGGACATGAGGACCACATCGGCGGCATTCCCTTCCATCTGCAACAGCTTGACATTCCCATCATGTACGGTCCCCGCCTGGCGATTGCCCTCCTGCAAGCCAAATTGGAGGAAGCGGGGGTAGCGAATCGCACCCAACTCCACCCCGTTGGTCCCCGGGATTTTGTGCGGATTGGCAGTTCCTTTTTGGTGGAATTTATCCGCAATACCCACTCCATCGCCGATAGCTTTACGGTGGCATTACACACGCCGGTGGGGGTGGTCATCCACACTGGGGATTTCAAGATGGATCACACCCCGATTGATGGGGAGCGGTTTGACCTGCAACGCCTCGCCGAACATGGGGAAAAGGGGGTGCTGTGTTTGATGAGCGATTCCACCAATGCGGAGTTGGCTGGGTTTACCCCCTCCGAGCGGGCGGTGATTCCGGGGTTAGACCGGGCGTTTACGGAAGCCCCGGGGCGGTTGCTGATCACCACCTTTGCCTCCTCGGTGCATCGGGTGAATATCATTTTGCAGTTGGCGCAAAAACACAAACGCAAGGTGTCGGTGTTGGGGCGTTCGATGCTGAATGTGATTGCCCATGCCCGCACCCTGGGGTATATCCAATGTCCTGATGATTTACTGCAACCCATGCACGTGATCCGGCATTTACCCGATGACCAAGTGGTGATTTTGACCACGGGTTCCCAGGGGGAGCCGCTGTCGGCGTTGACCCGGATTGCCAACCGGGAGCACAAGGAGATTCAAATTCGCCCCACGGATACGGTGGTCTTTTCCGCCAACCCGATTCCGGGCAATACGATTGCGGTGGTGAATACGATTGACAAGCTGATGGCGCAGGGGGCGAAGGTCATCTACGGCAAGGAGCGGGGGATTCACGTGTCCGGGCACGGGAGCCAGGAGGATCAAAAGCTGATGTTGGCGTTGACCAAGCCGAAGTTTTTTGTGCCGATTCACGGGGAACACCGGATGCTGGTCAAACACAGCGAAACGGCGCAAGCCCTGGGGGTACCGGCGGAAAACATCGTGATCGTGGACAACGGCGATGTGATCGAACTCACCCCCGACCGGATTCAGGTGGTGGGTCGGGTCAAGGCAGGGATTGAACTGGTGGACACCTCCGGGGACGGGGTGGTGGACGGGAAGGTGCTGAAGGAGCGGCAACGCCTCGCCGACGAAGGGGTGGTGACGGTGGCGGCTACCCTGGATGGGCAAGGGCAACTGGTGGCGATCCCAGAAGTCCATGTGCGGGGGGTGGTGACGGCGGTGGAGTTGGGCGTACTGCGTCGTCTGGTGCAGGATACCCTGGCGCAAACCGTGCGGGAACGCTGGTCGGAGTTTGCCGTGAATGGCACGGATGTGGACTGGACAGGTCTGCGGGAGGCGATGGAAGCCGCCTTGCAACGGTTGATCCGCCGGGAACTCAAAAGTCATCCCCTGTTGATTTTCCTCCTGCAAACCACGGTATCAACCGCCAGTCCGAGTGAGGAAGTCAACCGCCGCACCCGCAAACGCCGGAGTGAAGTCGCCACGGTCTAA
- the trmD gene encoding tRNA (guanosine(37)-N1)-methyltransferase TrmD, producing the protein MRFDVVTLFPEFFTSPLAQGLVGKALAKGIATVVYTNPRNFTTDKHQRVDDEPYGGGVGMVLKPEPIFAAVESLPRLEPREIILLTPQGERLTQSHFRNWANYQQLVLICGAYEGFDERIRYLADREISLGDFVLTSGEIPALTIINGVLRLLPGTVGKSASLISESFSEPLLEYPQYTRPAEFRGWSVPEVLRSGNHQAIAEWRLAQQRERTQNRRPDLG; encoded by the coding sequence ATGCGCTTTGATGTGGTGACTTTGTTCCCAGAATTTTTCACCAGTCCCCTCGCTCAGGGTTTGGTTGGTAAAGCCTTGGCGAAGGGAATTGCCACCGTGGTTTATACGAACCCCCGGAATTTTACCACAGACAAACACCAGCGGGTGGACGATGAACCTTATGGGGGTGGGGTGGGCATGGTACTCAAACCGGAACCTATTTTTGCCGCCGTGGAATCCTTGCCCCGTCTGGAACCCAGGGAAATTATCCTACTTACGCCCCAGGGGGAACGCCTCACCCAATCTCACTTCCGAAACTGGGCAAACTATCAGCAATTGGTGTTAATTTGTGGTGCTTATGAAGGTTTTGATGAGCGAATTCGTTATTTAGCCGACCGAGAAATTTCCCTGGGGGATTTTGTGTTAACCAGTGGCGAAATTCCCGCTTTAACGATTATTAATGGGGTACTGCGTTTATTACCTGGAACCGTTGGTAAATCCGCCTCTTTAATTTCGGAAAGTTTCAGTGAACCCCTACTTGAATATCCTCAATACACCCGTCCGGCGGAGTTTCGGGGTTGGTCAGTGCCAGAGGTGCTTCGTTCCGGGAATCACCAGGCGATTGCCGAGTGGCGTTTAGCCCAACAGCGGGAACGTACCCAAAACCGTCGTCCAGATTTGGGGTGA
- the rsmG gene encoding 16S rRNA (guanine(527)-N(7))-methyltransferase RsmG: MKPLPSPLDPWPGTESHPDPRWQALYTAILRGNEQMNLTRITTPADFWEKHLWDSAQGIRPYLGNNEPWRVIDVGTGAGFPGLVVGILHPHWQVTLLDARQKKIRFSAQVIADLRLDNVTTLTGRAEVLGLTAPHHQNYDLVLLRAVAPAPEALSYGTPFLKPGGHLVLYQGHWTPAQTEALNPQKYRLKLTQMDAQTTPLTEGVRHYLHFLGNFPATADS; the protein is encoded by the coding sequence ATGAAGCCCCTACCCAGTCCGCTTGACCCTTGGCCCGGGACGGAATCCCACCCAGACCCCCGCTGGCAGGCTCTTTACACCGCCATTTTACGGGGCAATGAGCAGATGAACCTCACCCGCATTACCACCCCGGCGGACTTTTGGGAAAAACATCTCTGGGACAGTGCCCAAGGGATTCGCCCCTATTTAGGAAATAATGAACCCTGGCGGGTGATTGATGTGGGCACGGGGGCGGGGTTTCCGGGTTTAGTGGTGGGAATTTTGCACCCCCATTGGCAAGTAACTTTATTAGATGCTCGCCAGAAAAAAATCCGTTTTTCAGCCCAGGTGATTGCGGATTTGCGCTTAGATAATGTGACAACTTTAACTGGGCGGGCGGAGGTACTGGGTTTGACTGCGCCCCATCACCAAAACTATGATTTAGTCCTCCTACGGGCGGTGGCACCTGCCCCCGAAGCGTTGAGTTATGGCACCCCCTTTCTCAAACCCGGCGGGCATTTGGTGCTGTACCAAGGGCATTGGACACCGGCGCAAACCGAGGCATTGAACCCCCAAAAATACCGGCTCAAATTAACGCAAATGGATGCCCAAACCACCCCGCTCACCGAAGGGGTACGCCATTATCTCCACTTCCTGGGGAACTTCCCGGCGACGGCTGATTCATAA
- a CDS encoding Sll0314/Alr1548 family TPR repeat-containing protein: protein MKKTGLAILAALTLWLTTVPAQAGDPFRRKPPRPIDSQTEQVFEQVFIYGNYPQARNTLTELLTKNPTEPLVYALAASMAYLDGDLTTMGQFAAQTMKTAEALQATDPLRGHLYVGVAHFLEGGVIATENRKNLLPVVPQLLDKVRVALESFDKAALVNPNDPELNLIRGFADLLLAVNIPFSNVGDAVNRLQNSGAPPYLVHRGLALAYRDLKQFPEALAAVDKALEAAPNHPELHYLKAQILVGQQNYIEGVKWFDQSLAMEAQLPPALVRQIRRERERAQRRVMATGSEK from the coding sequence ATGAAAAAAACCGGGTTAGCCATCTTAGCGGCGTTGACCCTGTGGTTGACAACAGTGCCTGCCCAGGCGGGCGACCCGTTTCGGCGGAAACCACCCCGACCGATTGACAGCCAGACCGAACAGGTGTTTGAGCAGGTATTTATCTATGGCAACTACCCCCAAGCCCGCAATACCCTGACGGAATTATTAACCAAAAACCCCACAGAACCGCTGGTGTATGCCCTAGCCGCCTCGATGGCGTACTTAGACGGGGATTTGACCACGATGGGGCAGTTTGCCGCCCAGACCATGAAAACCGCTGAAGCCCTGCAGGCTACTGACCCACTGCGGGGGCATTTGTATGTGGGGGTGGCGCATTTTTTGGAAGGGGGGGTGATTGCTACGGAAAACCGCAAAAATTTACTGCCCGTGGTGCCCCAACTATTGGACAAGGTGCGGGTGGCGTTGGAGTCCTTTGATAAGGCGGCTTTGGTCAATCCCAACGACCCGGAGTTGAATTTAATTCGGGGATTTGCAGATTTACTCCTGGCGGTCAACATCCCCTTTAGCAATGTGGGAGATGCGGTGAATCGCCTGCAAAATTCCGGTGCCCCGCCCTACTTGGTGCATCGGGGTTTAGCCTTAGCCTATCGGGATTTGAAACAGTTTCCCGAAGCTCTAGCGGCAGTGGACAAAGCCCTGGAAGCCGCCCCCAACCACCCGGAATTGCATTACCTCAAGGCGCAAATTTTAGTAGGGCAACAAAACTACATCGAAGGGGTGAAATGGTTTGACCAATCCCTGGCGATGGAAGCCCAATTACCCCCAGCGTTGGTGCGGCAAATCCGGCGGGAACGGGAACGGGCACAGCGGCGGGTGATGGCTACTGGTAGTGAAAAGTAA
- a CDS encoding GDCCVxC domain-containing (seleno)protein, whose protein sequence is MNKEAVNFGILTCPSCHSRSEVAMPTHACVILWQCPQCDMELQPKPGDCCVFCSYGDTPCPPIQREKTLQQEHC, encoded by the coding sequence ATGAACAAAGAAGCTGTTAATTTTGGCATACTCACTTGCCCCAGTTGTCACAGCCGCTCGGAGGTTGCTATGCCCACCCATGCCTGTGTGATTCTCTGGCAGTGTCCCCAGTGTGATATGGAGCTACAACCCAAGCCGGGTGATTGTTGTGTTTTTTGCAGTTACGGTGACACTCCCTGTCCGCCCATTCAACGGGAGAAAACTCTACAACAAGAGCATTGCTAA
- a CDS encoding transposase: protein MRRQIQGLIKPLLNLLPKNDYPVLDTRLFVLIWMHFILDARVATMRGLFFLLNHLNFKVDISTFSKACKHRSTEPFQVILRELQKRLKHHQGEFKHLFPLDSTIITLTSKLFWHYKQVKLTLGLDINEGNIGDESIIFGKTNDHKIGHLVIGTIPENAVGIMDRGFASWKLMDEMCKRNTLFIVRIRNNMKLQPDNPDIRVIQFFNEEENTEYRLATNVTSMTDEEICSAYRLRWRIELLWKALKMHLKLDRIITKNENGVRLQIYAVLIGYLILRLLEIGHNKTYELIDKLRYLQIEIGRHCSFMELVGVEPLVG from the coding sequence ATGAGACGACAAATTCAGGGACTTATCAAGCCCTTGCTGAACCTTCTTCCCAAAAACGACTATCCAGTCTTGGATACTCGCTTGTTTGTACTCATATGGATGCACTTCATTTTAGATGCAAGAGTCGCCACCATGCGGGGCTTATTCTTCCTCTTGAATCATCTCAATTTTAAAGTTGACATATCAACGTTTTCTAAGGCGTGTAAACATCGTAGCACCGAGCCGTTTCAAGTGATCCTAAGAGAACTGCAAAAACGGCTTAAACATCATCAAGGTGAATTTAAGCACTTATTCCCATTAGATTCTACCATTATCACCCTGACCAGCAAATTATTCTGGCACTACAAGCAGGTAAAATTGACGCTTGGCCTGGATATAAATGAGGGCAATATCGGTGACGAATCAATTATATTTGGAAAGACTAATGACCATAAAATTGGGCATCTTGTGATTGGGACGATACCTGAGAATGCCGTTGGTATCATGGATAGGGGTTTTGCTTCCTGGAAATTAATGGACGAAATGTGTAAACGAAATACATTGTTTATTGTGCGGATTAGAAATAATATGAAGTTGCAACCTGACAATCCGGATATTCGGGTAATTCAATTTTTTAATGAAGAGGAAAACACAGAATATAGGCTAGCGACTAACGTGACTTCGATGACGGATGAAGAGATTTGTTCAGCCTATCGTTTGCGCTGGCGAATTGAGTTGCTTTGGAAGGCACTAAAGATGCACTTGAAATTGGATAGAATCATTACCAAGAATGAGAATGGTGTGCGGCTACAGATTTATGCCGTATTGATTGGTTATCTAATTTTAAGATTGCTGGAGATAGGTCACAATAAGACCTATGAATTGATTGACAAGTTGCGATATTTACAAATAGAAATAGGCCGACACTGTAGCTTCATGGAACTCGTAGGGGTAGAGCCGCTCGTAGGATAA
- a CDS encoding ABC transporter ATP-binding protein, whose translation MLRLTQVWKTYGREARAAVAGIDLEIQPGEFFSLVGPSGCGKTTTLRLIAGFETPDKGELHLGGRSLLGVPPFQRPVHTVFQNYALFPHLTVARNISFGLEVRGVSRGEIRSRVGEMLALVRLDGLAHRYPRELSGGQQQRVALARALIQKPQVLLLDEPLGALDLKLRKQMQSELKQMQQQLGLTFLYVTHDQEEALALSNRLAVMQGGRVLQVGTPQEVYEQPNCYFVADFIGESNFLTGQVVELGCPWIQVRLPHDQQVRVHHPGGHLSLGAAVTLVIRPEQVQLQPATSGESAAWITDVDYLGVDSRYWVQLPGGIRLQVRQAGGGFQVGERVQVHLPPTALRVIGLNTPSPAEQADWHPPPAPIRQWEKI comes from the coding sequence ATGTTGCGCTTGACCCAGGTGTGGAAAACCTACGGTCGGGAGGCCCGGGCGGCGGTGGCGGGGATTGACCTGGAGATTCAACCGGGGGAATTTTTCTCCCTGGTGGGTCCTTCCGGTTGCGGCAAAACCACGACCCTGCGCCTGATTGCCGGATTTGAAACCCCGGACAAGGGGGAACTGCACCTGGGGGGACGTTCCCTGCTGGGGGTGCCGCCCTTTCAACGCCCGGTGCATACGGTTTTTCAAAACTACGCCCTGTTTCCCCACCTGACCGTTGCCCGGAATATCAGCTTTGGGTTGGAGGTGCGGGGGGTGAGCCGGGGGGAAATCCGCTCCCGGGTGGGGGAAATGCTGGCTTTGGTGCGGTTGGACGGCTTGGCCCACCGTTATCCCCGGGAACTCTCCGGCGGTCAACAACAGCGGGTCGCCCTGGCCCGGGCGTTGATCCAAAAACCCCAAGTCCTTTTGCTCGACGAACCCCTGGGTGCCCTGGACTTAAAACTTCGCAAGCAAATGCAGAGCGAATTAAAACAGATGCAACAGCAGTTGGGCTTGACCTTTCTCTACGTCACCCATGACCAGGAGGAAGCCCTTGCCCTCTCCAACCGCCTCGCCGTGATGCAGGGGGGACGGGTTCTGCAGGTGGGCACCCCCCAGGAGGTGTACGAACAGCCCAACTGTTATTTCGTGGCGGATTTCATCGGTGAATCCAACTTTTTGACCGGCCAGGTGGTGGAACTGGGTTGCCCTTGGATACAGGTGCGTTTGCCCCATGACCAGCAGGTGCGGGTGCATCACCCCGGCGGGCATCTGAGCTTGGGTGCGGCAGTCACATTGGTCATCCGCCCGGAACAGGTGCAACTCCAACCCGCCACCAGTGGGGAATCCGCCGCTTGGATCACCGACGTGGACTACCTGGGTGTGGACAGCCGCTACTGGGTGCAACTGCCGGGGGGCATCCGCCTGCAAGTACGCCAAGCCGGGGGTGGGTTCCAAGTCGGGGAACGGGTGCAGGTGCATTTACCCCCCACGGCCCTGCGGGTGATTGGTCTGAATACCCCATCCCCAGCGGAGCAGGCAGATTGGCATCCTCCCCCCGCCCCCATCCGCCAATGGGAAAAAATTTAG
- a CDS encoding FAD-binding domain-containing protein, which translates to MQREFASREDLIAYVTQVFPGAKGAVSETVGGRRAALYKLAQLQPHSYGDTRNYLDGAVTRLSPYIRHGVLTLAEVRDYLQSQGYPWSVVEPFLRQLAWRDYWQKLYEQWGEGIWQDREPYKTGFTAADYGEELPEEIINGTTGLPCMDSFSQELQTTGYLHNHVRLWLAAYIIHWRRVKWQTGAAWFLMHLLDGDPASNNLSWQWVASTFSVKPYYFNQENLARYTQKKWCMSCPHLAKTCPFWGSYEQLHKRLFPHAELPQSHSRLGTRR; encoded by the coding sequence ATGCAGCGGGAATTTGCCAGCCGGGAAGACCTGATTGCCTATGTGACCCAGGTTTTTCCGGGGGCAAAGGGGGCGGTGAGTGAAACGGTGGGGGGCAGACGGGCGGCTCTGTACAAGCTAGCGCAACTGCAACCCCATTCCTACGGCGACACCCGCAACTATCTGGATGGGGCGGTCACCCGCTTATCGCCCTATATCCGGCATGGGGTACTCACTTTGGCGGAGGTGCGGGACTATCTGCAATCCCAGGGCTACCCCTGGTCGGTGGTGGAACCGTTCCTGCGGCAACTGGCTTGGCGGGACTATTGGCAGAAATTGTACGAACAATGGGGGGAGGGCATTTGGCAGGATCGGGAACCCTACAAAACCGGTTTTACCGCCGCTGACTACGGGGAGGAACTGCCGGAAGAGATTATCAACGGGACAACGGGTTTACCTTGTATGGACAGTTTTAGCCAGGAATTGCAGACCACCGGCTACCTGCATAACCATGTCCGGTTGTGGTTGGCGGCTTATATCATTCACTGGCGCAGGGTCAAATGGCAAACCGGGGCGGCGTGGTTTTTGATGCACCTGTTGGATGGGGATCCGGCGAGTAATAATTTATCCTGGCAATGGGTGGCGAGTACCTTTAGCGTCAAACCCTACTATTTCAATCAGGAAAATTTAGCCCGTTATACCCAGAAAAAATGGTGTATGTCCTGCCCACATCTTGCGAAAACCTGCCCCTTTTGGGGGAGTTACGAACAATTGCACAAACGCCTGTTTCCCCATGCCGAATTGCCCCAGTCCCACTCTCGTTTGGGTACACGGCGATAG
- a CDS encoding phospholipase D-like domain-containing protein, producing the protein MTRRTWLEITEYGLVLVSLVGTVVAAVSQQVVLAALPMSLALLVNLIHRNQLEASQQQLLLTALESLNQRYSTDIKFLRRRLQDVLLLPEPVNLTPLEQSLQELQQALGNLHQEMDQRLETVEGLNLQPLQTQLAQLQEQYVSLRTGLGELSQNLGEFPRAEQVAQMEKGLEQLQRQAAQLQTQVQQLRQTPVVDVQPLSAQLQYLSEQITAPQALKTQIATLETATQRLQSAVERLGQDVAASLQVREAVGRLERELHSQTKLAPLIQKLQQDLAQVVSQHQQQQRLTQKVREELQQLHAQQAQVASWESRLSQLEQQTQAIQALHERVNQLHQQTRSQVSRAALLPLVTAVERLHQQQIQQQNQLAPLASTLGTLQSDLTELQNAPEPAALTQVRQTLTQLSQQMEALSQGHTQQLQQVKQELSRTQAQLSGLKDLPHLQQQLTEMAQLVSQIDHSHGDLRESTQTLASRQSQMEQQWQTTQAQLQQIPDQVAAAIQDWAKTINQQLEKLPNYRYELVTDRFGGREVLHQALTQTTQELIIVSPWLSQQVIDRPFLQALRQLLAQGVRVSIGWGDAQDIKTQELCRNKRNQWREGPGRFSWKYNALGDLEQLEQEFPDHLRLKIIGTHEHYLVSDDQFALVGSHALLGGSGTSREVSLKTNDPHLIQDLRKRFQRAADLDAINWS; encoded by the coding sequence GTGACCCGCCGCACTTGGTTAGAAATAACGGAATATGGACTGGTGCTGGTGTCCCTGGTGGGAACTGTGGTCGCCGCCGTCTCCCAGCAGGTGGTGCTTGCCGCCCTACCCATGTCCTTGGCGCTGTTGGTAAATCTGATCCACCGCAACCAGTTGGAAGCCAGCCAGCAACAATTGCTCCTGACCGCCCTGGAAAGCCTCAACCAACGCTACAGCACCGACATCAAGTTTTTGCGCCGCCGCCTCCAGGATGTGCTCCTCCTGCCCGAACCGGTGAACCTCACCCCCCTGGAACAATCATTACAGGAATTGCAACAGGCGTTGGGCAACCTCCACCAGGAAATGGATCAACGGCTGGAAACCGTAGAAGGCTTGAATCTGCAACCCCTGCAAACCCAACTCGCCCAACTCCAAGAGCAGTACGTTAGCCTCCGCACTGGGCTGGGGGAACTAAGTCAAAATTTGGGGGAATTTCCCAGGGCAGAGCAGGTCGCCCAGATGGAAAAAGGATTGGAGCAACTGCAACGCCAAGCCGCCCAACTGCAAACCCAGGTGCAGCAACTCCGGCAAACCCCGGTGGTGGATGTGCAACCCCTATCCGCCCAATTGCAGTACCTCAGCGAACAGATCACCGCCCCCCAAGCCCTCAAAACCCAAATTGCCACCCTTGAAACCGCCACCCAACGCCTCCAGTCCGCCGTCGAACGGTTGGGGCAGGATGTCGCCGCCAGCCTCCAGGTACGAGAAGCGGTGGGACGGTTGGAGCGGGAACTCCACAGCCAAACCAAACTGGCTCCCCTGATCCAAAAACTGCAACAGGATTTGGCGCAGGTGGTCAGCCAACACCAACAACAGCAACGGTTGACCCAAAAAGTCAGGGAAGAACTCCAGCAACTCCACGCCCAGCAAGCCCAGGTTGCCTCCTGGGAATCCCGGTTGAGCCAATTGGAGCAACAAACCCAGGCGATCCAGGCATTGCACGAGCGGGTGAATCAACTCCACCAACAAACCCGCAGTCAGGTCAGCCGCGCCGCCCTTTTGCCCCTGGTAACCGCCGTAGAGCGACTGCACCAGCAACAAATCCAACAACAAAACCAGCTTGCGCCCCTCGCCAGCACCCTCGGCACCCTCCAAAGCGACCTCACCGAATTACAAAATGCCCCCGAACCCGCCGCCCTCACCCAAGTCCGCCAGACCCTGACCCAACTCAGCCAGCAGATGGAAGCCCTCAGCCAGGGGCACACCCAACAACTCCAACAGGTCAAACAGGAACTCAGCCGCACCCAAGCCCAACTCAGCGGGTTAAAAGACCTGCCCCACCTGCAACAGCAACTCACGGAGATGGCGCAACTGGTCAGCCAGATTGACCACAGCCACGGCGACCTACGGGAATCCACCCAGACCCTTGCCAGCCGCCAAAGCCAAATGGAACAGCAGTGGCAGACCACCCAAGCCCAACTCCAGCAGATTCCTGACCAAGTCGCCGCCGCCATTCAGGACTGGGCTAAAACCATCAATCAGCAATTGGAAAAACTCCCCAACTATCGCTATGAACTGGTGACCGACCGGTTTGGGGGGCGGGAAGTCCTGCACCAGGCGCTGACCCAAACCACTCAAGAATTAATCATCGTTTCCCCCTGGCTGAGCCAACAAGTCATTGACCGCCCCTTTTTGCAAGCCCTGCGGCAGTTACTCGCCCAAGGGGTGCGGGTCTCCATCGGTTGGGGGGATGCCCAGGACATCAAAACCCAGGAACTTTGCCGCAACAAACGCAACCAATGGCGGGAAGGACCGGGGCGATTCTCCTGGAAATACAACGCCCTGGGGGATTTGGAACAACTGGAACAGGAATTTCCCGACCACCTGCGCCTCAAAATCATCGGCACCCACGAGCATTACCTGGTCAGCGACGACCAATTCGCCCTGGTGGGCAGTCATGCGCTCCTGGGGGGCAGTGGCACCAGCCGGGAAGTGAGCTTAAAAACCAATGACCCCCACCTGATTCAGGATTTGCGGAAACGGTTTCAACGTGCCGCCGATTTGGATGCAATTAACTGGTCATAA
- a CDS encoding SaoD/DsrE family protein, whose amino-acid sequence MKVAYIFATNLASTFKLATMILPQLERGEHGAQVVGMMFFDDNIFCLRVGDPVGERLAHIAKQNGMLLMVCDQCAVRRGLAEGTFDQCGTGSVKAKGLVEGVVCGCFPQLYEALAEAKPDQVITL is encoded by the coding sequence ATGAAAGTCGCCTACATCTTCGCCACAAACCTAGCCAGTACCTTCAAATTGGCTACCATGATTCTGCCCCAATTGGAACGGGGTGAACACGGTGCCCAAGTCGTAGGCATGATGTTTTTCGATGACAATATTTTCTGCCTGCGGGTGGGGGATCCGGTGGGGGAAAGGCTCGCCCATATTGCCAAACAAAATGGGATGTTACTGATGGTCTGCGACCAATGTGCGGTGCGGCGTGGTTTGGCGGAAGGAACGTTTGATCAATGCGGCACTGGCTCCGTCAAGGCAAAGGGTTTGGTGGAAGGGGTGGTGTGCGGGTGTTTCCCCCAACTTTATGAGGCACTCGCCGAAGCCAAGCCTGACCAAGTGATCACCCTATGA